Proteins encoded in a region of the Scyliorhinus torazame isolate Kashiwa2021f chromosome 1, sScyTor2.1, whole genome shotgun sequence genome:
- the LOC140422552 gene encoding uncharacterized protein translates to MMEWLRIVCLIFGLTSLGVLLAMDMEKGNIMYLCSPNQSTRIHHLCKGDVLHCPHIRGHGIDSWKVIKVKENAGVMKQLHRSRRWEGNIIWTLPCFWNTCKFDFGCVKSGTINVTSGCQKSVGRDHEKEKGTRERTGRVRREVQLERRLPGDALKLIKGQTEENPGSMNLFYQIYHRLYGQGRVVCYPNPAAVSRLFSVSPLWGTPQTVVHCQRSEPLPEHVTLPYDPDSAPPAICLPLPRDNSHSQYDRLRRWRAYIPSHFTPNRDSRSYENCFSSEGYGCLLVEVDTNITCLFPTCTDRRCHITQASGQCVCYNITCVPLNAGLQLLCGWANVSHITVGNRAFCIAGRPEWAFQNWINWATGRSLRNRYADCDASLHTEQGYYFLFNGTATNVLSPHFPAELL, encoded by the coding sequence atgatggagtggctacgcatcgtctgtctgatatttggcctcacttcgcttggcgtgttattggcgatggacatggaaaaggggaatattatgtatctgtgtagccccaaccaatctacaaggatacatcacctatgcaaaggtgatgttcttcactgcccccatatacgaggacatggtatcgactcatggaaggtcatcaaagttaaggagaatgcgggagtcatgaagcagctgcaccggtcccggcgatgggaagggaacattatatggacattgccttgtttttggaatacatgtaaatttgattttggatgtgttaaaagtggtacaataaatgtaacatcaggctgtcagaagagtgtaggaagagaccatgagaaagagaaagggactagagagaggacggggcgtgtgagaagggaagtacagctagaacgtaggttaccgggagatgcacttaagttaattaaaggccaaactgaggaaaacccgggtagtatgaatctcttctaccagatttaccaccgtctgtatggccagggacgggttgtctgctacccaaaccccgcagcggtgtctaggttattttctgtttcaccgctttggggcactccccaaacggtggttcattgtcagcgttccgagccattgcccgagcacgtcactcttccttacgatccagattcagcaccaccggctatttgccttcccctccctcgggataattcccattcacagtacgataggctgcgacggtggagggcgtacatacctagccacttcactcccaatagggattcccggtcgtacgagaattgcttcagcagtgaaggatatggctgtttgctggtagaggtggacacaaatataacatgtctgtttcccacctgtacggacaggaggtgccatatcacccaggcgtctggccaatgcgtttgttacaacatcacttgcgttccattgaacgctggcctccagctcctttgtggctgggcgaatgtctctcatatcactgttgggaatagggctttctgcattgctgggcggcccgaatgggcatttcaaaattggataaactgggctactgggaggtccttacgcaaccgatatgctgattgtgatgctagtctccacacggaacaaggatactactttttatttaatggtacggcgaccaacgttttgtcaccccatttccccgccgaattgctatag